Part of the Mya arenaria isolate MELC-2E11 chromosome 8, ASM2691426v1 genome, acacttttaaatataaCCACCAAAGGAAAAATAGAAGTTGTGTGTGATGAACCTATGCAGCTCGGATCGGATGCCATTGGATGCATGTAGGaattttaaatctaaatttAAACGAATGGAACCATGTATTAAAGCATGAATCATGTTATTGAAAGCTGATGTTGTGTGTCGCTCGTGATTACTGTTAGGGTTTGCAAATTATCTGTAAACAGAGTCATAATTAATAAGTGTTTAGTTGCAGTGTGTGCTCAGTAACCTccgatgttgttgttttcttgaaatTAGTTCTGCGCTTACAGGATGTCATATGAATTGGTACATATACTAACTTAAGAAATAGAACACTCCTGTAGTATATTTAAGAAGTTTAACAGTATTTGACATAAACCagttgtttcttaaataaactCAACTCAACAATAACCAAttcaaattaatgaaatattggaAACGAAACGGATACTCGCAGTAACCTTAAATTTAACCGTGACTTTTCGTGTAAcaccaatcaataaacaatcTATAACTGAGACCGATATTGCTTCAGTTAAACACATGCTATGGCTCTGATGTATAAATAGGTCAGAAATATGTTCGTAAAACCTTGTCTTTTGTACACaattattacaacatttacCAAATTATGGTGAAATGCTAGGCACACTTAACTAATGTCCTTGTATTTACCATCGTCAGAAAACAGACAATTAACATTGAATAAACATTTGCTATATATTTCAGATGTTTCCTAGCTAGTTTAGGGGCTTTCGTATTGTTTGGTACATTGTACGATATTTTGGCTGTCCAAATGAAATCAAACTACAATGACAAGTCCTGTAAAACACCACACCGCGTTACCGTTGCCTCGGGTGTTTTCAATGTGAATAAAGCAGCTATTAGAGTAGAAAGCCACACGGATGCTCACGACATTAAGGAGGAAATTCCTCCTGTGCTCATAGAGAAGGCCGTCAATTGTTCTAACACCGGTAATCCAAATGTTGAGAAGGTTTTATCCAAGCACAACCAAGGTAGGACACAGTTTCCGACTTTATCTTAATTATACAACTATTGTTTACGTATTGCTAcattttataatgtaaaaaccAAGATAATAAATGCACCCCAATCAAAGAGATTGAGGTCGAGTGCCGTTTTAGATTGAAACATACGAAATTGATAACCTGAATAATATTTGCAGGAGCAATGGAAAGGGTTTTGCTTGCGTTTTCATTCTACAGCAATGGtgtcaaaatattgaataccgaCCAGCGAAAGGGATCACTTAATGCCCTGAATGGAATAAGGTTCCTGAGCATGGCATGGGTCATCCTTGGACATACTTATGGTTTCTCCATAGGGTTTGATGGTAAGATATCCACCTCAATTAGATCCAAATTCAATAGTTTTGATTGATGCGAAGAAATGGACCTACTTCGCTCCGACTATGGCTCTGATATACCAACAAAATTATTCGTTTTCGTTCTTTATATATTTCCATAAAACTATTTCTAATGAGTAGTATTCTGATTATGCTTATACTAGCTTGACAAACTTTCGAAGTCTCCTAAGGTTTATTTCTGAAAGGGACTTCTACATTTGTTTCTGTAAGGAATGTGGCTATTTTAGGTCAGCTAATGGgaacaagaaaaatattgccataatTTGCCCATATGAGCCGCGTACAGGTCGGTAAGCAAATTTAACACGTCCTAGGCGAAAGAAAGTCTGACCTCCGTTTACTATTCAGAAACATCTTTAAACAATCCGTTAAATTCGAGTCAAGTATTTAATTATTGCGCtcaggaaaaacaaagacaaatgtaaaatataaatttaatttggccgaaataatgggctgctagattgtaaatgaaattaacatagatataaagttttgtcaaaagCAGCAATGCTTGCAAATCCTCAATGCAAGGATACACTACATCAGAAAgcataataaagtgaaaaaaaaataatataatattcaatatccTTAAATAAAAGAGGGAAGAAAAGGGGTAACTATGTAAGCAAAGATAAAATTGAGAACTTGTTcgacaaaaagaaagaaaagaatcGGGCGGGAGGGAGGGAGAAAACACagtccgaaccggattaaaactagagaacaagtgagaaaggcgccaaaataaagaagggcggacaattaaacattcggcgctaagaaagagttccctcccttgataattattaaattttctcaaaattagttaaattattgcgctcaggaaaaacaaagacaaatgtaaaatataaatttaatttggccgaaataatgggctgctagattgtaaatgaaattaacatagatataaagttttgtcaaaagCAGCCAAAAATCCTCCCAAAAAACGGCCAAAACCTGAACTTAAATACCAGAATCTAAGTTAGGAAGCCAAAGCGACAAGCCGTGCCGCGTCAGTCATGctagaaaatgaaaatctaaGGTAGCGTAGGTAACAGTCGGATTTCCAGttaccaaacaattgaataAGTTCCCCCGGCACACCGCATTTAAAATAGAAGGAAGCTCCTCCGCGTCTGAATGAGTGCATGGTGTATTCGTGAGCGTGAGCAATCGGAAGTTGCGTCATAATACGTCGAAACATACGATCAACGCAGCTCGCGTCAAGCGGGATCACCTCCCCAACGGAAACTGTACCAAACAACGGTTCTGAGGGTGCCAAGGGAACTAACCTACACATGTTTTGAAACGCTTTTACTGGACATAAAGAAGAAGAGTCATTTTTACACAACGGAATAACTACGTTGTTGTCCCCGAATTGATTAGTTTTAGCATACTTAAGTAAAACAACAATGCCAAAATCTGTCACTGACACATCGTTTCTACACAGGTATTTAGACTTATCAAACTTAACACTAGAATCAGGAACTATGCTTGATTTCCTGCACATcatgtaaaatgcaaacaaaaataagcacCATAACGTAGCATGAAATGGAATAGCAAAATCTAGAACATCATAAATTGGCTTCAAAATATCTGGCGTTATGGGCGGAGCCTGCTTTTGGGAATGAAATAGTAACTTTCCTAGCCCTCTGTAAGTGAGTTGCAAAGAAATGTTGGAAATATCAGGGTAAACTTCTCCTCGCAAGACATGATAAATACGAGCCCCgttaatatagtttttaatacTTTGGAGAGATTTCATGCTACGGCTTAAAAATTGGGCATATAAACaaagtgtttcaatatttacagGACAGTcttgcaatgaataaaataacagaaatgAGCGAATTTGAGTCTTTAAGTTCTTGTAGGTCCCGTGCGAATAAGCAGACCGTTGGGTATGAACTAACTGTTGGCGAAGAAGATTAAGCCCCATACTATTGTTCGATCCTTCATCTGTTAAAAGAagaaccggattaaaactagagaacaagtgagaaaggcgccaaaataaagaagggcggacaattaaacattcggcgctaagaaagagttccctcccttgataattattaaattttctcaaaattagttaaataCCGATCAGAATCCGTTGCATTGTAGCTGTATACAGGCCTTTGTTTGAATATACATAAAATGGTCCACTAGACACATGGCTTTAATGAGGAATGTCTTTTATTGCACATGTCTTGGTACAAAATAGGTTGTGATTTTCCGTATATGCATGCGTAAGCAGAGGTTCTAAAGAGGTGGCCGCCGATggaatgcttttttatttttattattacatttgttGTGGAGGTGAGGGTTAGGGTGATCACTGTTTATGTCGTAGAATACGAATATACACTTGCGAAAATAATCCGGCGAGTCAATCTTTTTAACTTGAGCTATTTGTATCACCCCATTTCCtgtttttaacttgttttgCGTTATGTTATTCATAATAAACATCTAAGaagataatatattttcactgaCATGTTCTTGCAGATGAAGTGTCAGTTGCTTGGCTACAAATAGTTGATTAATTAAGCATGTACAAACAAATATTCCTTTCAAAGTTTAagctttttgtttcatttatattagtATTTGGGTTAATGTTCGattatgattttcatttatattttactgtttttttgtCCATTCAattctagaaaaaaatcaaagaccTGCTAGCACTAGTATACTCACTGCTATGGGAATGGGTAGAAGGTAACGTAATTGCATTGGTCATTTAATAAAGGCAACTTCACTGACCCTCCAcgtgtttgatatttttttgtgtgcgCATCTGTTTACACAGTGTTGTAGTTCTATATCGCACGGGATTTGCAACAAAGTGAGATTTAACACAAAGTTCGCATAGCAACgcagaaaaaaagtaaaataaaaaagccaaGTACTAGCATGCAGTAACAGGGCCTTAACAAATTTGCGGAGCGTTAGGCAATTCACGTCTTTGAAACAAAAAGCATTTCGAAAATTGGGATTTTAGCTTAGCGAGTAAATaggacttgctcatgttttgtaaaaacaaagatGGCGAAGTAAGTTGTGGCAAATCATTGGGAGTCTTATAACTGACTGCTGGAACCctgaaacaaatgttgttttatgctAAAATATTGTCTTCGAAGTCCACAATTTTGAATAACATTAGTAATTCTTTCAACAAAATGCTTAAGAATAAAGTGATCATTATGAGTTAAGTATTCCTTAACTGAGTTAAGTTCATAACAATTTCGGTATCAATAGTAGGAAAGTAATAATGTTAGTGTTTTAAGATGCATTACCTGGAAAAAAGGTTTTGTACCataacatgagcgagtccctttaaagcagTAGCAATTCTACATAACCATTTGGATTTTGCAAATTAAGTTCTTTACGAATTCGAACTCCATCTGATATTCTAGTTCACTTGCTTAATTATGGAAAGACTCGCGAGATTGATGTAAATATCGGGGTATGCACGCTCTGTGTAGCCCGAAGGTCTCCACGCCTTACCTAAACAGGTCAACTGCGTTCATATTTCAGATAATGATATCACTCACGGAATACATTATCTTAATTTACATTAATAGTTtagtatttctttaaagaattgttgaagtaaattttatttgaaaagcaTTACAGTTTGTTTTgctcacccattctgtaaaacAGAACGACCCGGTAACAGTTTAACTTGTAACTACACAAAAACAAGGGAATAGAATAATCACTTCGAATCACAtctaaacgtaaaattgaaacgctaATGATAACAATACATTCAACATATCATAGATTGACACTTTATAACCTTTTGATTTAAGTATTTCGTGGCCTGCTGAAACAATACAATCAAATACAAGATTAGCAATTTTGAACATATCCGAAAATGTTGCGTACATCGGAGAATATTGGCAATGAATTACaagtataatttgaaaatatgataatataatatagtatacCTATGAAAGTATACCTAAACGATCAAACGTAATCAGATCTGATTTTCCAATTTATATGTTTAGATGGCAAATGCTCTATGAGGTATATTTCCTTGTTAAAAAGGAGTGAACTGAACATTCATTTGATACATGCATTATAGTAGAAAATCATACGACGGAACAGAATATCAGGATATTGTTTTCTGACTATTATGAACTGGAATTTAAAAACTGTTATAACAGGTTGTTAAAGTACAAATTACAGCTTAACCGCGTATAACCACTACATACACATTGTTCTGTTTTGTGGATATAAAACGTTTCTAGAACACAGTTGACAAACGTTGAGCGAATATGGACGACCATCCATAACCTATATAGATTTAGAAAATCTCTATTTAGgtttggtgtttattcattCCCTTTAACATGGCTGAAAAAGTCAGAACAATTTAGCTTCGTTTTGTTGGTTTCTTGCCGTCACCACAACgtgaaacatttcaaataaaaacaacaacatatccATATAGTTATCCAAAAGCTACAAATATCCTTAAATTGGAAAGTTGGAAATTTGAAAGTTATTGACTGGCCTCACCAGGATCTAAATATATCTACAGCTGTACATCTATTGACCCAGTAGTTGGGCAGTCGTTTAagcttttttacaaaatcacaCAAATAATTGGTCAACATATTTCCGGTTATTACCCTAATACATCCACTGAGATACATCTACTAGATGATAAGCCCTATATCATGATACCTTTAATATATGAGGGAACTTTgattattataacattttgatGACACACCCAGTGTAAgcacaaacttttatttttaattcgtATTGAATAACTATAGTCCAttgttaaaacacaatcaaaatcTAAACGATATCTTCACACCTCCAAAGTTAATCTTCTATTTCATAACCACCTGCGTGTGGCATTCTAGCGATGAACGTGCTAGATTGTAACCTGGGAAAAGTTACCCctacaacaaaacaacattaacatttatgttGTATACCCTTGcgcaaaactattttttcatcAAAGGCTTCCAATTAtccatttatttgaaatacaaaggCAGAACATATGTACAACGTAATAGGTGTGTAAGCAGTTTCCGCCACGAACCAAACGCGCTTCTACTCTATATTTACTGCTACtgcaatgaatacaaaaaaaaacaattactcgtgtttcttatatttttatgcaattattattgttatgtgttattttttctgtttttttttctctttattttggAAATGCCAAAAGCTGACAATAAGTTTATTTCTTCATCCAAAACCACGTTCTCTTACAATATGTACAtgacacaaaaataaaacaaagatattacGATAATATATGTGATCCTTTTTGTATggcaaattaataataatatacatagcTCAAAATATGCAAGTATACTCTATCATCTCAGGAAAATCTACTCACTTACATTGAGcagtcaaatatgttttgtaccATTATATACTGATGTCATAATTATTCTACATGAgttttacaataaattaataatgccTTTCTTATTGGAGCATAATTTAAGCATcgtatatatttaattatgtttacgATTTTATCGtatatcaatcatttaatacgtTTGCGTTTACTGCTATTGGTTTCAAGgtcacaatcttgttatcagttatttaaattttccacaaatgcattatttagtaggtaGTTTAGGTTTATCACTCACAATGTATATTTGGTCCTATAGTGTAtgtttagatttaaaaaaagtgtcaCTTAAATAAACTGTCAGCTGAGAGAGAACCgtatataaattcaaataaggtGAGATACTTCCAAGTTGCATGAACATAGGTCAAACCTTTCCCTTTCTCTCCGTGTAATAAGTAAACTGTAACTATCACGTTTCCGGCAATAATATATGTATCATACACTAAACTCAACCATAGTTAGCAATATTCCAAAGCCTATCAGTATTTTCAGTCTTGTTTTCATTGGTGTGTGGTTTCTATTATTTTATCTTGTATGATATCTTACAGCAAACATGCTTACGTTTGCCTCCGGCCAGAAGTCCTTTGCTTCTTTCTGTGCCATTATGTATGCAACCGTGTCCGTGGACTCGTTCTTCGTACTGAGATTAGTAACACTTATGTTGTGTAAGAAACTTGGCGTTGCGAGCTTTTGGTTTGCCTCTCTTCAGGCTTAACGAGTTTTACGAGTATATGGCATTTTATCGCAATCTATCAAAGTACGATCTAACTAACTAACGAACGGTATTACGTTGAAGCTGTAACTTT contains:
- the LOC128242982 gene encoding nose resistant to fluoxetine protein 6-like, translating into MASLLTIKSWGVSPECSNDLSLLLQGLMGREGWALTVLDAFGKPDSGIMQGRIWFPGGYDECLGVDATVNNNAMETMNHFKGKYCRLELPSDIPPLGLGYENAIRIGLCVSDRCNKADLNSFVEAVQKTLLNITTKGKIEVVCDEPMQLGSDAIGCICFLASLGAFVLFGTLYDILAVQMKSNYNDKSCKTPHRVTVASGVFNVNKAAIRVESHTDAHDIKEEIPPVLIEKAVNCSNTGNPNVEKVLSKHNQGAMERVLLAFSFYSNGVKILNTDQRKGSLNALNGIRFLSMAWVILGHTYGFSIGFDVAS